Within the Oncorhynchus mykiss isolate Arlee chromosome 4, USDA_OmykA_1.1, whole genome shotgun sequence genome, the region CCGGCCAACTCCAGCCGGATCTTCTACGGGGTAATGTTTGACGCTGGCAGCACTGGGACACGCATCCATGTCTACACCTTCATACAGAAAGACCCTGGTGAGTTATGTTAACACTCTGATGCTCCCAGATGTGTTACTGTATGCAATGTTGTGGTATTGAATTGCCCATTTATTAAACTAAATTAAATATGTTTATTATTAGATGCTAGTCAATGAACATTACACTAAATGCCCATCTTCATAAAACATCATTAATGTTTGCAAATTGTAGATTAAATGCTTATTGATTCAAGTGGATTTTGTCATTTCAAGTGGATTTCTTTATCTGTTGACTAATGGTTCATGTGTATATTTTGTCTGACAGAGGAGTTACCAGTGCTGGATAATGAGATGTTCCATTCCGTCAAGCCTGGTCTGTCGGCATACGCAGACATGCCTGAAATAGTGAGTACAGCAGTGGTTGTAATTGTCGACGCAGCAAGTGATATTCCAATATTCCCAAAACACTTCAAATAGATTTTACTCaaattcatcatcatcatcacaaccacATTATCTCGCCAGGGTGGGTACACAGTGAGGCAGCTTCTTAAGGTGGCAAAGAAGACTGTCCCGCAGCTGGATTGGAAGAGAACCCCACTGGTCCTGAAAGCTACAGCAGGATTCAGGCTGCTGCCCCCAGAGAAAGCCCATGCTCTGCTGGAACAGGTACTGGCTAAGGCACTGCTAGGTCTGATACGGGGCTAGTGTACAGCACTATTAAATCAAGTATGGCACTGCCGAAGGTGTTGACACTACATTCACTctttctgttgtctctctccatcttcccacTCCACCCCTCAGGTGCAGGACGTGTTTGATGAATCTCCCTTCTTCGTCCCAGACGACAGCGTCAGCATAATGGATGGTACAAATGAAGGTAACGTCTCGTCTCCCAATAACCCCCCAGTAAACCTCCAGTCAAACCTATTCATCAGCACTTCGGTTGCAGGCTTCAACAGTGCTCTCCTCCTGATAGCATCAGTCACTGTTCTCCTTCTACAGCTTGCTGTGCTCTTTCTTTTTCATTGTGTTGGTATTCCTGAGGCTATTTTACTAAATTACTGTAGATTACCCTGATCTGTTATGATGACGCTGTTGGAAAAAGAGGGTTGTTGTCGTTAGAGGCAGTGCTGGTTACATCTCCAAAACGTGTAATTATGTGGTGAATGGATTTAGTGGCTTACCAAGCCTCGTGTGGTGTCATTGTGTAATTGATTTGTCAGCATTTTGACCACGTCTCTCAAATGATAGCCCTCTCACACATGTAAAACGAATGCTTATGCATGCCAAACAAGTTGTGAGTTAAGTGCACTAAACTGCATTGTCAGATCAGTATTAACCCCACTTCAATTGAACTTTTTTGTTCTCATAGGAATTTTGGCGTGGGTTACTGTGAACTTTTTGACAGGTGAGACTTGTAACTTCTTGTCATAGCACATATTGTAATGCATTCTTGGTATTAATCAAATTATTTAAGGGTATAGTGTTTTGCcatatgtatatacactaccgttcaaaagtttggggccacttagaaatgtccttgtttttgaaataaaaccacattttttgtccattaaaataacaacaaATTGATCAGACAGtctacagtgtagacattgttaatgttgtaaattactattgtagccgGAAATGGCTGATTTCtcgtggaatatctacataggcgtacagaggcccattatcagcaagaGATCTGAGATcaacgagatcttcagtttctgggcaatttctcgcatggaatagtcttaatttctcagaacaagagtagactgacgagtttcagaagaaaggcctttgtttctggacattttgagcctgtaatcgaacccacaaatactgatactcaactagtctaaagaaggacagttgtattgcttctttaatcagcacaactgttttcagctgtgctaacataatttcaaaagggttttctaatgatcaattagccttttaaaatgataaacttggattagctaacacaacgtgacatTGGACATTGgacagtgatggttgctgataatgggcctctgtaagcctatgtagatattccacgaagaatctgccgtttccagctacaatagtcatttacaacattaacaatgtctgcactgtatttctgctcaattttatgttattttaatggacaaaaaaatgtaatggacaaaaaaatttgcttttctttcaaaaaacaagggcatttctaagtgaccccaaacttttgaacggcagtgtgtgtatacatacatacatacatacacacacacacacacacacacacacacacacacacacacacacacacacacacacacacacacacacacacacacacacacactcaaagacaTCTGAAATGGCAATGGCATTTTCTTTTTCATAAACCCTGGCTCTCCAGAAGATAACCTCAACTTGTACAGCCAGAGTCGATATTGAGCAGGGTTTTATTCCTGAAAGGGACTCCTATCATCTTTCTCAGATCTCCACAGAGCGTTTCACACCTCTGGATACAGATCCTGGGCTGTACCAAATCACAAGTGTGACTGATTCCTATCTCACTGTCTTCAGAGGGAACTTGTCAATAAAGTTGATTCAAAtgggaaatatttttttttaggtcacctGTATGCTGAGACCAGGAACACAGTGGGGATTCTAGATCTGGGGGGTGGATCAACTCAAATCACTTTTCTACCCAAATCCAAGGTTAGGGTTCATTTGTACAACCTGATTTATTTTCAATATTGTGCTTCTACACTATGTTGATACAGTGTTTATATTTGAATATgaataataaaacaatatatttcATTTATCCAATGCGacttagtcatgcatgcatacatttcaTTTGCCAGGCACAAGATCAGTTAGACATACATGCATTTCATTTGCCAGGCACAAGATCAGTTAGACATACATGCATTTCATTTGCCAGGCACAAGATCAGTTAGACATACATGCATTTCATTTGCCAGGCACAAGATCAGTTAGACATACATGCATTTCATTTGCCAGGCACAAGATCAGTTAGACATACATGCATTTCATTTGCCAGGCACAAGATCAGTTAGACATACATGCATTTCATTTGCCAGGCACAAGATCAGTTAGACATACATGCATTTCATTTGCCAGGCACAAGATCAGTTAGACATACATGCATTTCATTTTTTCTGGAATGTTAATTACATTTGTTCACATATTTATTTTTCCTGTGCAGAAAACCATTGTAAGTTCTCCTGCTGACTACATTGCCAGATTTGACATGTTCAACTCTACATATGAACTATACACTCACAGGTAAACATTCTATATCCACTGATGCAGAAAGTATAAACAGTCACAAGTAATTGTTCTATACAACAAACCCGTAATAGTTTGTAAAAGTACTATCCAAATAActattaattgattgatttgattgacagCTACCTGGGTAATGGACTGATGGCAGCCAGACTGGCAGCCCTAGGAGCactgggggcagaaggtgatgGCTCGATACACTTCGATAGAAATTTAAAGGCAGTGTTCCCGCATTAGCGGACACTGCGTTCACACACAGTAAACGCTGggtatgtcggctcaatcggaaattacctttacatttcaattgCGCTACAACGCTGAACTTCAGCAATACAGATTGAATCGACCCCTAACATTCATTTACATATCATCATCAGCATGTTAGAATCCCCAATTCACACACAATATAGGTTTTAGAACATGCTTTTTACTTTTCTATGTTATTCAGACCCCCATTCATcattattttgttactttacgCTACAGGGTTGGAGTGGAGAGTGTTCAAAAGCGCCTGTCTGCCCAAGAAGTTCAGAGAGGAGTGGAGCTTTGGAGGACTCACCTACACAGTCAGCGGGATACCTGATGGTGAGAGTCAACCAACTCACTGGATCTGCTAGAACTGCCATCAAATATGTACTGTAGTCGAACAACCTTAATAATAATATATCTGCcctttagcagatgcttttatccaaagcgacttagtcatgtgtgcatacattttacgtatggtgTGTGTAAAATGTACCTTGGAACAGTTATTTTGGTGGCAACACAACACGTAGCATGTCTTACTATGCAGGGTACTAGGGTTTACCTGGGGTTGCTGTAAAGCAGTTTGTCACAAATGTGTATGAAAGTGCTATACAAATACATTGCATTGATTAAAAAACTTGAGCTCATAACAGTATCCTGTTTCGGTCCCTGTCCCAGGTTATGCAGGATACAAGCTGTGTTACCAGGAGGTGTTGAAGGTGGTAAAGGGAATAGTTCACCAGCCCTATGAGTTGAAAGACACCAGTGTGTTCTATGCTTTCTCCTACTACTTTGACAGAGCCGTGGACGCAGGCCTTattggtgagaacacacacacacaacttctaCTACATCCAAGCAGTGGACGCATTTgtagccctgtttatacctggttccgACAAtcgtcctttgtcctgatcttgtccacattctgattgtgcccacaatTTTAGACAAGTGTAGACGATTAAGACACATTGTGATCAGACCTTCCTGACCACCTCCGGAGGTAGTGAGGGGCTCTATGATTGTTATAATTGCACTGTCTCTACATAGGTAAAGAAAGGTTGCCACATTCGGGAGAATGTCAGAAGAGCCCTGTAGGGTATATATTTTATCTTCTCCAATTTACTAAAGTGTAGAAAGATCGGGACAGTGAAACTatttaaatcatcattatccCGCCCTCTACAAACATTGACAGGTTATACCATTGATTTATGACATCAATGTGTGTCTTAAAATAAATAAGTATTATTTTCAAATATCTGTAAAATCATTTTCATACAGAGCGGACCCGGATATCTAGTCACAATGCTGACACAGTGGACGGATAAGAGACCCATTTTACTACCATGTGTAGATGCAATGGCTTCAATGTGGGAACAATTGGAATGTGgataagatcaggacaaaggatgcatgttagaaccaggtataaatggGGTTagtgagaggacacacacacacacagttagtataaTGACTCCTAGAAGGAGATTCATTCACTCCCTCCCGACAGGGAACAATGACTAATTTCTGAAGTAACTGACTCAGAGGTGTGATGAGTTCTAGGTTGTTATTAGAGTGGTGTCGGTGGTCGTCGACTTGTCAGTGAGTAACATGATGAGAAAGGTTGCAGGCCCTATTAGTATGATGGAGATGTACTGTGTAGCCCTGCTCTCATTGTAATGAATGATACAGTGTTTCTGAAGGAAAGATTAACGACCCCCGTCTTTCCACTCTTTCAGATGGGACCCAAGGAGGAATGCTGGAGGTCAGAGACTTTAAGAGGGGAGCTAAAGAGGGTGAGAACGAGTTAAGTCTGATGAGTAATGATATGCATAGCCAGAGATGGGCAAAAATGACAAAATATCATAAAGATCGATGTATCAAAATAAACAACCAAATACTTCTATtttgaaatgaaaataaaatacatgtacagttgtagtcgggagtttacatacacatcagccaaatacatttaaactcaggttttcacaattcctgacatttaatcatagtaaaaattccctgtcttaggtcaggtaggatcatcactttattttaagaatgtgaaatgtcagaataatagtagagagaattatttatttaatcacattcccagtgggtcagaagtttagacacacaaataaattgtttaacttgggtcaaatgtttgggTAGCTttcctcaagcttcccacaataagttgggtgaatttcggctcattcctcctgacagctggctggtaggcctccttgctcacacacgctttttcagttctgcccacacatttttttataggattgaagtcagggctttgtgatggccactccaataccttgactttgttgcctaAGAAgtaaagccattttgacacaactttggaagtatgcttggggttgtccattgtccatttggaagatccatttgcaaccaagctttaacttcctgactgatgtcttgagatgtggcttcaatatatccacaattttccctcctcatgttgccatctattttgtgaagtgcaccagtccctcctgcagaaaagcacacccacaacatgatgctgccacccccgtgcatcacggttgggatggtgttcttcgacttgcaagcctccccctttttcctccaaacataaacgatgttgattatggcaaaacagttatatttttgtttcatcagaccagaggatatttctccaaaaagtacaatctttgtcccaatgtgcagttgcaaaccgtagtctggcttttttggagcagtggcttcttccttgctgaacggcctttaggttatgtcaatataggactcattttactgtggctacagatacctttgtacctgtttcctccagcatcttcacaaggtcctttcctcttgttctgggattgatttgcacatttcgcaccaaagtacgttcatctctaggagacagaacacatctccttcctgagcggtatgacggctgcgtggtcccatggtgtttaaacttgcgtactattgtttgtacagatgaacgtggtactttcaggcgtttggaaattaaaccagacttgtggaggtatacacttatttctttggattttcccatgatgtcaagcaaagatgcactgagttagaaggtaggccttgaaatacatccacagacacacctccaattgactcattgatgtcaattggcctatcagaattttccaagctgtttaaaggcacagtcaacttagtgtatgtaaacttctgacccactggaattgtgaaacagtaatttataagtgaaataatcttgtctgtaaacaattgttggaaaaatgacctgtgtcatgcacaaagtagatgtcctaaccgacttgccaaaactatagtttgttaacaagacatttgtggagtggttgaaaaacaaattttaatgactccacaactctattttgtattttaaaatacataAATGCATTTGCAAGTAGCAAGCCTGAACAGCAACATTCTCAGTAACGTTTTactttatctaccttagttgagtGCCCTGACTGTAAGTtactctggataagtgtctgctaaatgaccaaaatgtaaatgcaaaAAAATTAATAACATACCAAAATGAGCTGCTGAGCACACTGTGTATTATTATTGGCCTGGTTTCATGGCGGATATCATTAGAATAATACTCTGCATGCTTTGCAATTGTTCATTTTTACATACACATTGGGTTAATTTAGACACTCCTGATGCCAACTCCAGGTGaaagggagcaacaaaatggtcAACCGTTATGAAAAATGGGATAGAGAAGTATTTTctattttgaaaatacaaatgACAGCTCTTGAAAGTATCTTGTTACATAGCACATTGGAGTGTAATTCAGCCCAATGTAATACAAATGTCAAAATACTGTCCATAGCAATGGATTTATCATTACTGTGTTGTGCAGGGTTCCCTAACTTGGCCCCCCaggttttctgagcaaaaaataaTTCAAAAACACAATGCACGCACTGCAATCTGGCAGATGAGTCCCAGCTGTGTGAATTGCCTCCCATTGAAATGAATGACCTTCTGGCAGAACGCATACATGCTTAGGCCTTGTATAATGCCGGGAGCCGCCTGTGGATTTGTCTGCTCAAACACGGTTTCCTTCCCACACCATCAAAACAACAGCTATGCAGGTGTTGGCTAGTGCAGCTCTGATAGTGCAGTAAGGGATAGATTATATGCTTGAGAAGTCTTAATGGTTTACGGGAGTCACCTCTCCTCGTTTCCCTTTACTGCACTGATCTGGCAATGGATTTGTTTCTTATTCCAGTGTGTAACAAGATGTCTAAGTACCGTCCTGTCAGCCCCTTCTTGTGTATGGACATGACCTACATCACCTGTCTGCTCAAAGATGGCTTCGGCTTCAAAGAGAACACTGTACTGCAGGTGAGACCGCCAAGTCATAATGGAATAGTCCTTTTGGCAATTCAGTAACGCAAAACCACACTTTTTAAAGCTAGCAACAAAGAAATGGTCAGACAAGATCTGTTAGACATTTTtacttaaataaatacaaaaaaggCATGAGTGATTTGGTGTGTCTCCTTTCTCCAGCTGACTAAGAAGGTGAACAATATTGAGACAAGCTGGGCGTTAGGTGCCACGTTCAAACACTTCCAGAACCTAAAGATCCACTGAGAGACATAAGCCACAGGGTTGGGTGGGCAGGTGGGATCACTGGTTTACATGGTGCTCAACAAGAAATGGACTGAGGAATACTTGTTTTAAACTGATAAGCCTTTGTGTCTtgtgaaatgtaatgttttatagATATGCCATATTtgcattttacatttgagatgaCATTACAATTGTTACCCAACACACATAACTGGTACTATAGTTCAGTAGGTCTGTTGTTTTCATGTGACTGGCTGCTATACTGTAGCCttgtattatatacacacacgtcTCTATTAAAGCACTGGGGGCTGAAACTCAACATAGTTGTGTTACTGTACAAATCTGGATATTTtgatttcaataaaaaaatagaagctggtatgtgtgtgtgtgtgagtgtgccatTGTTCTATATGCAGCTGTGCCTTCATTCCAATAGCAGCTTGTGAGTTTGAAACGGTTTCCTTAATGATTGGGGACTGAGTACATTTCTGTGGAGCACATTTAAATGTACATTTTCAAATAGTTTTATGTCAGCTATTGAGCATTGCAGAAGTTCAGCTCCATAGTGTGATTGAAAtggtcatttccgattgagccgtgAACGAAGTCTTAATGTGGAAACATTGCCTTGAATTTCAAATCGCGCTTTAGTGCTAAACTTCCAACGATAGGAATTGATTCGAGCTCTTGATTAAAATGAATTAAGCTAAAAAGCATCAGCCTTAATATTGTTTAGCAAAAGAAAGATCACTGCATTTTAGCCTTATCTGCACCCAGGCAAGCTTACAGAGTTGATTTAGTATGTTGTTTAACAATGACAAACACATTGTTAATTAATAAAACGTATGTATACCTGTCTTTATTTCTTTGGAAAGTCACCTGATAATTCCTTATATTTATAAACTACAGAAAAAGTTGTCTGTCTGTACAAGTTCTAGAACATTTTACACCGTCTTCTCATAAAACCCTCAGCAGCTAATTACATATCTACAGGGCTAAATCTGATATTTTTTTCCCAATCACATAATTTCAGATCTTATcttattggtcaaaagaccaattagtgaaaaaaaatcagaattgggctgcctgtcttcACGCAGCCAAGGATGGATGCAGAGGAAGGATGCAGAGAGTACATGTAGAATTCTGCCTCAAATTACTTTCCTGAAGTGTGAACAGAGATTTGCACAACAGCCTTGACTACAGCAAAGCCACCACATCCTCTGCGTACGTGTGGCTTGTCGTTGTCATGGTGACCAGGTCATGGGGTTGAGAGAGAACGACCACGGAGTCTGCCGAGCCTAAAACGAAGGGAAGAAGAAATGAGTTAGACAAGACAGAAGGCACAGGGGGGTAATTAAATAACATGGTCATAGTTAGGCTATATTGCCCCCTGTGGTTTTGGACGATGCCCTTGGTTTGAGTCCTGAAAAATATAACACCATCGCTAACTGTTAAAGGGATAGTGCAAGATTCTGGCAAATAAAGTTGTTCTACTTACGCAGAGTCAGACGAACTCATGGATAcaatttgtatgtctctgcatccagtacgAAGGAAGTTCAGTTCTACACAGCTAATGgtagacttccagtcatagcGCTAATGCTAGTTATTATTAGCGCGCAAGCTAACTTCCATCATACTAGAcaaacataaaaatggtatccacgagtccATCTAAATCCACGTAGGtggaaaaaacattgatttccaGAATCTGGCACTATCCCTTTAATAAAAAAGTATTTCAGTTACAGTAAACAATGCTTGAAATACACTACATTGCACGTGGTTTTATACATTCAATATACCATGGGATCATGCTTTTTGAATGAGGTAGGAATGTATACGCCCATACGAAAATAAAAAACTTAAACATGGCTTGTCTTCAAAACAAATAGTGTTTAATATTAGCATGtcttattatatatttttttaagataGATAAATTAAATACAACGGTTAGGTAGGCAGTTTACTGTAGAGGGAAATTGCAATGTCTCTAAACAGGTGAAGAAAGGTTACCACATTTGGTAGAATTTGTCAGAAGGGTATATTATATCTTCTGAAATGTAAGATCTCTTTAATCCACACAAaatcaggaggaggagagggcgaCTTCCACAGAAGTAAATTCAACCTTCTTGCCAAACTCACAAAGGctacacagttagatatgtattttGGTAGTCTTATAGTATCAAGTAATACCCCATATAATGTTATGGAAGTAGGAGAAAAATGCACTTGTAATAGTTTAGATGTGGTatcaaatatgacagaccaatAGCTATGTAGAGGAGAAGAACAGGAACAAAACATATGTATTAATGAAGCAGGAGCTTGCCGACACGTGTCGCTAACAAGGCCGACATCAGGATTGATGTTAGAAAGCCGgatttttttaattacatttttatttcagttttagttaaccaggtaggctagttgagaacaagttctcatttacaactgtgacctggccaagaataaagcaaagcagttcgacacatacaacaacacagagttacacatggaataaacaaacagttaataatttacagtgtgtgcaaatgaggtaagataagggaggtaaggcaataaataggccatggtggcaaagtaattacaatataccagtTAAACACTGGAGTTATTGAtatgcagaagattaatgtgcaagtggagatactggggtgcaaaggagcaaggtaaataaataaataaatacagtatggggatgaggtagttgggtgggctatattGGCTGGGGACAcggtgattcagacagcta harbors:
- the LOC110522461 gene encoding ectonucleoside triphosphate diphosphohydrolase 5; translation: MSLQAPLQPAVVLSLVLVVLALTELSRAQLQPKASVLDFSASLGNLLPSLSRPANSSRIFYGVMFDAGSTGTRIHVYTFIQKDPEELPVLDNEMFHSVKPGLSAYADMPEIGGYTVRQLLKVAKKTVPQLDWKRTPLVLKATAGFRLLPPEKAHALLEQVQDVFDESPFFVPDDSVSIMDGTNEGILAWVTVNFLTGHLYAETRNTVGILDLGGGSTQITFLPKSKKTIVSSPADYIARFDMFNSTYELYTHSYLGNGLMAARLAALGALGAEGLEWRVFKSACLPKKFREEWSFGGLTYTVSGIPDGYAGYKLCYQEVLKVVKGIVHQPYELKDTSVFYAFSYYFDRAVDAGLIDGTQGGMLEVRDFKRGAKEVCNKMSKYRPVSPFLCMDMTYITCLLKDGFGFKENTVLQLTKKVNNIETSWALGATFKHFQNLKIH